The genomic stretch GACCCTCCTCATGAGTTGCAAGGTTGGTATTCGGTATATGATAAAGATGAATCTACCTTGAACATCCTTAGAAATTTCAATAAAGAACTACAAAACATCAAAAAATAATAAATCATGAAATCTAAATCTTTAATTATAGTAGCTGTATTATTTCTGCTGCTTCCTAATCTTCATGCCCAAGGTTTTGAGCATTTCATCACCGCCAAAGGAAATAAATTTATGAACGGGAAAGAACAATTTCGCTTTATCTCTTTTAATATTCCTACCCTGAATTTTGTGGAGGATGAAATGGGTTTTAGGACTGTCTATCCTTATAAATTACCTACAGAATATGAGATTAGAGATGTATTGGAGTCGGTAAAGCAAATGGGAGGTGAAGTAGTCAGAATTTATACTTTACCTGTGAAATATCCTAACTTTCCTGACAGTGTAGCTACTCATATCACTGGTCCTGGAGAGTTTAATGAAGAGGCTTTTAAAGTAAATGATTTGATGCTGAAAATTGCCAATGAGCTAGAAATTCGTATTATCTTTTCCCTGCTCAACAATTGGGATTGGATGGGAGGCGCACCTCAATACGCTGCATTTAGAGATAAGGAATGGGATGATTTTTGGACCGACCCACAACTCATTGCGGACTTTAAAAAAACCATTGAGTTTACACTGAACAGAACCAACACCCTAACAGGACTTAAATACAAGGATGATAAAAGCATTATGTGCTGGGAAACTGGTAATGAACTAGTTTGTCCTCACGAATGGACCGCAGATATAGCAGCATATATCAAAAGCATAGACAATAACCATCTTCTTTTAGATGGATATCACGCCATGGATGAGCGTTTTGTAAGAGAATCTTCCGTAGCTGACCCTAATATTGATTTGATTCATACCCATCATTATGCCCTAGACCCCGATGTCATTTATGGTCATATTCAAAAGAACATAGAAATTATTGATGGCCGAAAGCCTTATATTTTGGGTGAATTTGGTTTTCAAAGCACTAGAGCTATGGACATTCTTATTGATAAGATTATAGCTACTGAGGAGATTTCTGGTGCATTAATTTGGGGATTGAGAGGACATAGAGAACAGGGTGGATTTTATTGGCATTCGGAGCCTCATGGACAAGGTATTTACAAAGCTTATCGTTGGCCTGGATTTAGCTCTGGAACGCTTTATGATGAGGCTAATTTCTTGGAAATGTATCGCAGTAAGATTTACAAAATGCGAAACATGGAAGTTCCAGAATTGGAAAAACCAAAGGCACCAGGATTACTACCTATTCAGGAGGTTTATAGCATCAGCTGGAAAGGTTCAACTGGAGCCAATGCCTATCATGTGGAAAGAGCTGAAACCCCATCAGGACCTTGGACTCGTATTGCTCATCATGTCTCAGATGCTCAACATGCTTACTTTCCTCTTTATAATGATTTCTATGCTCAAATTGGCAAAACCTATTTTTATAGAATTATAGCTATTAATTCAACAGGCTCCTCTCCATCTTCTAATATTATTGGTCCAATAACGGTGAAGGAAAATGCCATTGTGGATAATATGGAGAATATTGGCCAGCAATATTTCTCAAAAGACTTAGAGCTCACTACCGGAAATGACAGGAGATTCAAAGAAAACATAAATCGCTTTAAGGGAAAAGAAGGAAGTGAATTGATATACAGAACTGCAAAAGATTTTAAGGAATTTAGAATTTACAGTTTTGAAGAAACCGATGATATAGGATTGAGTATATGGGTTTCAGAGAACGGAAAAGACTATAAAAAAGTGGATGCCAAGGTTAATGATTATCAAGAAAAAGAGAGTAAATATGATTATTTACATCCGCTCTATTATCACGGAAATATAGAGGCTAAAGAAGACATCCATTATCTAAAAGTATTGTTTGAAGGTGAGGCTGAATTGGTGAGAGCTGAACTTATATTTAACTAGAGAAGTAACTTTTGTTTTTAGAAAGGTGCCATACATTTTGTGATGGTACCTTTTTTTATTCTTATTATTGTATTTATGAAAAACATCAATAGCACCAGAAAATTAAATAACGGAGTAGAAATCCCATTATTCGGATTGGGTGTATTTCGTTCGGAAAATGGAGGAGAAGTAGAAAATGCCATCCAATACGCATTTGAGGAGGGCTACCGATTGATAGATACGGCTGCCATTTATAAAAATGAAGAAGGAGTGGGACAAGCCATCTTAGATTCAAAACTAAAGAGAGAAGATATATTCCTAACTTCTAAAGTATGGAATGAAGACCAGGGTTATGAATCTACCCTAAAGGCTTTTGAGAAATCATTAGAGCGACTTCAAACCGATTATCTGGATTTATATTTGATTCATTGGCCTGTAGCAGAGAAATATATCGACACCTGGAAAGCCATGGAAAAACTCTATAAAGAGGGAAGAATAAAAGCCATTGGAGTGAGTAATTTCAATCAGCATCATCTGGAGGATATTTACAAAATAGCCGAAATTACTCCTATGGTCAATCAGATAGAGTTGCATCCTGAATTGGCGCAACCTGAGTTGGTTAAGTTTTGTGAGTCTCATGGGACTTTATTACAAGGCTGGAGCCCGTTGATGAGAGCTAAGATAT from Lentimicrobium sp. L6 encodes the following:
- a CDS encoding aldo/keto reductase; protein product: MKNINSTRKLNNGVEIPLFGLGVFRSENGGEVENAIQYAFEEGYRLIDTAAIYKNEEGVGQAILDSKLKREDIFLTSKVWNEDQGYESTLKAFEKSLERLQTDYLDLYLIHWPVAEKYIDTWKAMEKLYKEGRIKAIGVSNFNQHHLEDIYKIAEITPMVNQIELHPELAQPELVKFCESHGTLLQGWSPLMRAKILDITILQELSKKYRKNIVQVVLRWHLQKGFLLIPKSSQKERIQSNANIFDFEISLEDMGKIDLLNCENRTGPDPENFDF